Sequence from the Aromatoleum petrolei genome:
CAGGTTGGGCGTGCGGAAATAGGGCTCGAACATGAAGGCGAGACCCTGGCCGCAGCTCGCGGTGTAAGTGCGCGCCCCCGCCAGCGCCGCGCCATGCAGCACCGACAGCACGCTGTGCTCGCCCTCCGCCTCGACGAGCTCGGCATCGAGCACGCCGTCGGCGACGAACTGCGCGACGTACTCGGCGAGCGAGGACTGCGGCGTGATCGGATACACCGCGACCATGTCCGGCCGCGACAGCACGACGCCCCACGCCGCCGCCTCGTTGCCGTCGCAGACGAGGATCCTGGGTTCCTTTTTCGCGGTCACGGCGTCGGTGCGCGGCACCACTCCTTTGCCCGCCGGTTCGGCAAGCAGCCCGGTCTTCTCGACGACCTCGTTCATCTCATTCCTCTTCGGCCACCATCGAAATCGCCCCATGCGGGCATTCGCGCGCGCAGATGCCGCAGCCCTTGCAGGTGGCGAGGTTCATGTCGAACCAGCCGGCGCGCTCGACGACGCACTGCACGGGGCAGTACAGCCAGCACACCGCGCATTTCACGCACTTGCGGCGGTCCACAACCGGGCGCAGCGAACGCCAGTCGCCCGGCAGCATGCGGCTGTACTCGGTCGCGATCGGGCACAGGGTTTTCGGGATCGCGCCCGCATCGAAAAGCGGCACCGCCTGCTTCTTCATGCCGCCTCCCGCCGCTCGACGCGGTGCACGACCGTGCACGCGTGACCGAGCGCCAGCGCTCGCTGGTTCTGCACCAGGCCGCCGTCGCGGAAGCTCGTCTCCTCCAGCGCGCGTTCGAGCGCCTCGAGCGACACGAGGCCGGTCGCGCGGGCGAAGGCGCCGAGCATCACGGTATTGGTGATCGGCCGTCCGAAGACCTCGCGCGCGATCGTTACCGCATCGCACACGGCGACCGTCCCGACCGACGCCGGCACCGCGATGTCCTGTGGCGCGAGCCGGCTCGCCTGCACCAGCGTGCCCCCGGCGCGCAGGCCCGCGAAGATGTCGACGACGCGCGGCAGCGACGAGTCGATGCACACGACGCAGTCCGGCGCGTAGATGTTCGTCATCGCCCGCATCGGCGTGTCCGACGCGCGCAGATAGGCCGCAACCGGCGCGCCCCTGCGCTCGAAGCCGAACTGCGGCACCGCGACGACATGCTTGCCCTCGGCGACCAGCGCCTTCGCGAGTATTCCGGCGGCGAGCACCGTTCCCTGCCCGCCGCGTCCGTGCAATCGCACCTCGAACATGCGGCCTCCGTCAGGCCGGCACGAGCGCGAGCACGCGCAGCGGGCTGCCCGAGCCGCCGACGAGCTTCAACGGCGAGGCGACGACGACGGCCCCGGTCGGCGGTAGGCGGTCGAGGTTCGCGAGGCTCGCGAGGCCGAACTTGCCGTTACCCTGCATGATGTGGTGCGTCCAGAACGGCGGGTCGAAGCTGTGCGCCTGGCCCGCGTCGGTGCCCACCGTCTCGACGCCCACGCCCAGCACGTCGCGTTCGAGCGCGAGCAGTTCCGTCGCGCCACGGTCGAAGCCCGGCGAATGCGGCCCGTCCTCGCGGCAGTTCAGGAATTCGGCGACGCCGACGCGCTTCGACCAGTCGCTGCGCAGCAGCACCCAGGACTTCGGCGGGATGCGCCCGTGCCTCGCCTCCCACGCGAGCACCCCGTCGCGCGTCAGCAGGAAATCCGGATTCGCGCTCGCCTCGGCGCTGATGTCGATGACGCAAGCGGGACCGACGAAGCGCTCGGCGGGGATCGTGTCGAGGGTGTTGTCGGCGCGGTCCTTGCCGCTGACCCAGTGCACCGGCGCATCGAAATGCGTGCCGGTGTGCTCGCCCATGCGGATCGTGCGCCAGTACCACGCGGGGCCCTTGTCGTCGTACTGCGAAATCGTCTCGAAGCTCACCCCGGGCGAGTTCGCGAACGGCGGGGGCAGCCCCAGCACCGGCGTGTCGGGGCCGAGCGGCTGCGTCAGGTCGACGACCCTGATCGCGCCGCGGGCGAGCTCCGCGGCGAGCTGCGTCAGTACATTGCCATTGGCGGTCATGCTTCTCTCCTCAGTCGTCAAGCGTGAAGGGCACTACCGCGGCGCCTGTTGCGCGGGCGGACTCGTGCCCGCCGGCACCGTCGCGGATGCGTTGCGGATGGGTGTAGATGGTCGCGGAAGCGCCGCGGACGAAGCCGCACAGCGTGATGCCGGCGCGTTCGGCGAGTTCGATCGCGAGCGAGGTCGGCGCGGACACGGCGGCCACGAGCTCGAAGCCCGCGCGCGCGGCCTTCGCGACCATCTCGTAGCTAAGGCGCGAGGACAGCACCACGCCGCAGCCGGCGAGCGGCATCTCGCGCAGCAGGCATTCCCCAACCACCTTGTCGAGGGCGTTGTGGCGGCCCAGGTCCTCGGCGACGGCAAGGATTCCGCCCTGCGGCGAGAACACCGCGGCGGCGTGCGCACCGCCGGTCGTGCGGAAGAGGCGCTGCCGGCGCTGCATCGCCGCCATCAGCGCGGTCAGCTCCGACGCCGCGAGGCGCAGCCGCGCCGCGACCGGAGCGAAGTCGTCGAAGCCGTCCTCGATCGCCTCGCGACCGCCGCATACGCCGCAGGAGCTCGCGACCACCACGTCGCGCCGCTTGACCGCGACGCGCTCGGGCGCGTGGAGCCGCATGCGCACGACGTTTCGTCGATCGGGACAGACCGCCATCGTCGCGATATCGGCGAGACCGCCGATGATCCCTTCCGAATACGCGAAGCCCGCCGCCAGCGTCAGCCGCTCGGGCACGGGTTCATCCCCCAGCACCCCCTCCCCGGCAACGAAGCCCACGGCACCGTCGTCGTCGGCCGGCGTCCACATCAGCATGTAGCGTCCGACGCCTTCGACGTCGATCGTCAGCGCGTCCTCGTCGATGACGCGGCAGGTCGCCTCACCGCGCGCGTCCCCGGCGGTCAGGCGCAGCGCGGACACCGCGCGGCTGCCGCTCGCCCGCCACAGCCGGGCAATGCTCGTATGCATCGGCCGTCTCCGTTGCCGCGGCTCAGTGCCGGAACCGGTACGCCAGGCTCAGCGCAGGATCGTAGCCCCCGGCCTTGAACACCAGCACGCGGAAGGCGTAGTAGCCGGTGAGCTCGAGGCCGGCGACCGCGAGCATCCACGCGAAGTCCGGCGGCGCGGCCAGCATCATCAGCGCCGACACGACGAAGCCCGCGCCGATCACGAGTGGCACGAACCAGCGCGCGAAGCCGCCCTGCAGCAGCAGCGCCACCGACTGTCGCCCCCCTTCGGACGCGTGGCGCGCGCCGTGCAGCAGGCTCAGCACCGTGACCAGCCCGTAGAGCATCAGCGCGACGGCGAACACCTGCAGCAGCCGTACGGTGTCGGGCCGATCCGCGAGGAAGGGCTCGCCGAAACCGAACACGAGCGTCAGCAGCACGCCGTTCAACAGCGCATAGGTCAGGCTTGCGACGGGCATCAAGCCGCTGCTCCACAGCGTGATCGCCGACGAATGCGACATCGCGAAGCCCTGGTAGATCATGATGATGAAGCACGCCGCGAGCGCGAGCGCGGCGACGAGCTGCGACACCCCGGCGGGAAGCAGGCCGGCGCGAACGTCGATGACGTGCAGCGCGCCGGCGACGATGAACAACACGATCGCCGCGAGCCCGCGGCTCACCCACGAGGTGCGCACCTTCGTCAGCGCCCGCCAGCCGCGCAAGGGCTGCCCGAGGTGCAGCACGTGCCCGCCGGCCTTGCCGAACAGCACCATGAGGAGCCCGGCCGTCATGCCGAGCACGAAGTCGAAGAACTGCGCGACGAAGTACAGCCCCGCGCCGGCTTCCCCGAAGAAGAAGGCGGTGGCCATCTGCACGCCCCACGCCTTCTGCAGGCCGACGCCGACGCGGAAACTGCCGTCCGCGATCCGGTTGCTCGCAATCATGTGCATCCCCTTCAGTCGATGTAAAAGACGCGCGGGTTGGTGTTCTTCTCGGGCAGCGGCTGGCGCCCGCGGCGCTCCAGGATCAGCTGGCGCGGCCGGCTCGTCGGATCGTCAAGGTCGCCGAAGATGCGCGCCTCGGTCGGACAGGTCGCGACGCACGCGGGCAACTGGCCGGCATCGACGCGCTCATGGCAGAACGTGCATTTGACGACGGTCCCCACGGTGAAGCGCCCGATGCCCTGCTCCTCGAAGGGCGTCAGCCGCCCGTCGCCGAACAGCCCCTTGTCGAGCATCTCCGGCTCGAGGCGCGTGCGCTGGTCGTACGGACACGCCACGATGCAGGTGCCGCAGCCGATGCACTTGTCGCGATCGACCATGACGATGCCGTCGGGACGCGTGTAGGTCGCGCCCGTCGGACACGCGCGCTCGCACGGGGCGTCCTCGCAGTGATTGCAGATCGTCGGCACGTAGCTGCGCGTGACATCGGGATACTCCCCGACCTCCTCGGACAGCGTCTTGGTGAAGAACACGCCGTCGGGCAGGCTGTTCTCCTGCTTGCACGCGACCGCGCACGCATTGCAGCCGATGCAGCGGCGCAGATCAAAAACCATCCCCCACCTGGCCATCAGTGCGCCCTCCCCTTGCCGCTGGTTCGTCCGAACACCGAGTTGCCGGCGGCGATCTCCGCGGGCACCGAAGCGAGCTTCGTCAGCTTCACTTTCGCGACCGTCTCCGGCTGGCCGCTGCACGCGTCGGTGTGCCTCAAGTTCGCCGGCAGCAGCTGGTTGAAGTTGCCACCGCCGTGGCGCACGCCGGTGTTCTGCGTCGCGACGCGCGACAGCGCGTTCGACACGCACACCGCATCGGGATGGACGCCTTCGGACAGCGCGAGCCTCGCGACGATCGCGCCGTACGGCGACTCGATGCGCACGATGTCGCCCTCGTCGAGTTTTCGTTCGCGCGCGCTCTTCGGGTTCAGCAGCACCGCCGTATGCACCGGGTCCTTGAACACGATGTCGTTGATCCACGGGTTGCCGATGCTCTCGCCGAAGTTGATCTGGATGTCCTTGAAGGTGATCGCGTACAGGTCGAAGTCGGCCGGCTCCAGGTGCACCGGATCGGGCACCGCCGTCGGCAGCGGCTGGTAGTCGCCCCACTCCCACTCGTGGCGGAACGGCACGTCGGCCACCTCCATTTTCTGGCGCAGCGTGTCGCGCGCGCGCACGATGTCCTCGATGTAGAAATGCAGCCGCAGCCCGTCCCACGGCCGGTACCACTTGTCGGGGCGGCGCGGCGTCACCGCGTGGCCGTGCTCGACGTACCAGTCGAGATCCTTGCCGTTCCACAGCTTGCCCTTGCGCTCGGCGATCTCGCGGTCGCTGTACTTGCGGTTCGGTTCGAGCAGCAGTTCGGGCTGCTGGTGGAAGCCGTTGACGAAGTTGAGGATGCCGTTCCAGGTCTCGAGCACGCCGAGGCGCTCGGAGATCTCGTAGAAGATCTCCTCCTCGCTCTTCGTGTCGTACAGCGGCGGCGTCGCGGGCTGGCGCAGGCACATACCCTCGTGATGGGGCGGCTCGATCATCGTCATGTTCCACGACTCGAGGAGATCGTGGGACGGCAGGATGACGTCGGCCCATTCGTTCGATTCGTTGGGCAGGATGTCGATCGCGACGATGAAGCGCATCTCGCGCAGCAGCGCGTACCACTGCTCGCGGTCGCCCGGCAGGTTCCACAGCGGATTCGAATGGCACATCAGCAGCGTGTCGGGGCGGTAGTCGAGTCCGAACTTCTCGGCGTTCGCGAGCGTGTGCTGCGTCAGGTGCCCCGGATCGACGCCGATCGGGAAGAAGCCCATCAGGTGCGTCTCGTTCGGCGGCCACGAGAACGGCACCTCGGGATGGAGCTGGTGCGGCATCGTCTGCATCATGCCGTTCTCGCCGGCCTGGATCTGTCCGCAGCCGCCGCGGATGTCCTGCATCTGGTCGTCCAGCGTGACCCCGACGTGTCCGCCCGGCGTGTCGATCGCGCCGACGAGGAAGTTCACCAGCTTGAACGCCTGGTTCGCCATCGCGCTGTACTTGTGGCCCTGCGCGCCACGGTAGTAGTTGTACGCGGCGGGGCGCAGCGGCAGCATGCGGCCGTCGATCTCGATGTAGGAGCCGATCTGCGCCGCCTTCGCGAACTCGCGCGCGATGCGCCGCGTCGTCGCCGCGGGCACGGTCGTCAGCGTCTCCATCTGCTCGGGCGAGCAGTCGGCGAGGATGTCCTTGAACTTCTGGAACGCCGGCCGGCAGGGCTTGCCTTCGACCGTGTAAGTGCCTTCGAGCGCGAAGTCCTTGATCTCGGGGTCGTCCCACAGCCGCGCGCAGTTGTCGACCGCATCCCACACGTAGATCTTGCCTTCGCCGTTACGCACGAAGTACCCGTCCGGCCCGACGAGGTAGGGAGCGTTGGTGTCCTTCTTGAGGAATTTCGCGTCGTAGAGCTTCTCGGCGACGAGCACGTGGGCGAGTCCCAGCGCGAACTGGCGGTCGGTCGCCGGGCGGATCGGCACCCACTCGTTCGCCTTCGCGGCGCCGATCGACAGGCGCGGCTCGACGACGACGACCCGCATGTTGCGCTCGACGCGCGCCTTCGCGACGTGATTCGCCTGGGCGGCGGTATGCAGGTGCGAGGAAAAGCCGTCGCCACCGCCGTTGTTGATCCAGTAGTTGCAGTAATTGACGTCGTTCGCCGCGGCGAAGGCGGAATGGATGAACCCGTTCATCGGGTGGTAGCCGCCGCCGCAGAAGTTGCCGACCGACGACAGGTAGTTCGCGTTGCCGAGCGCAGCGGGCCAGGCCCACAGGAAGAGCTTCTGGAAGTCATTGATCGCCGGCAGCAGCTTGCGCGGGTCCTCATCCAGCGTTTTCTTCAGCTCGCGACCGACGAGATCCAGCGCCTCGTCCCAGCCGATCGGAACCCACTTCGGATCGACGCCCGGCCCCTTCTCCGGGTTCGTGCGCCGCAGCGGCGTCCTGAAACGCGCCGGATCGTAATGCCGCAGGATCGCCGCGTTGCCCTTCGGGCACAGGCGTCCGTTGTTGCTCGGGCTCGTCGGGTTGCCCTCGATCTTGTTCACGACGCCGTCTTCGGTGACGTGGACCCGCGTGATGCAGGAGTGAATGCACATCTTGCAGCTCGAATTGAGCCACTTGCCCGGTTTCATCGAGTTCTGCACGGGCTGCGTGAGAGTCTCCATTACCGCTCCTCGGTGGAATTGCGCGCCTGCTTCGAGCATTGAAGTTACGGCACGCCCGCCCGCCGAACTATCCCGCGATTACGACGCCTATCCCCGGACTGTCGAGATGTTTGCGCGGGTTGCGGGCGGCCGGCAGGCAAGAAAAAAGGGGCGCCCTCGGCGCCCCTTTCGGCCTCGTGCCGCGGCCTCAGCTGCCGCGCATGTACTGCACCGAGAACAGCTTCGTCGGGCTCATCTCCTGGTCGAGATGCACCTTGAACTTGCCGGTCGAGCAGTGCTTCGCCTGCACGTCGATGATGCTGAAGCCATCGTTGATCGCCACGCCGCGCCCGGCGTTCTTCGGCATGTGGCTCTCCGAATCGGTGTAGGCGATGATGAAGGTCTTCCACAGCTCGCCCTTGCGGTCGTAGATCTCGTTCAGGCTCAGCGCATAGGTCTCGGCATCGACGTAGTGCACGCGCTTGCTGATGACATGGTCGGGATTGACCGGCACCGACTCGATGACATAGGTCTTGCGCAGCTGCCACGTCACGTTCGGGAAGCACGCCCCCTCGCCGCCGAAGTCGATGAACTTGAAGCCGTCCGCCTCCTTCGGCTCCTCGGCGAGCTTCTGCTTGTTGTGGGCGTAGAACGGCACCAGCAGGTCGCGCGTGCCCTTGTATTCCCACTTCATGTCGCGCATGCGGCCGTTGTAGCCCTCGAAGTCCTCGACCATCAGGTCCGAGCCGAGGAAGGGGTCGGTGACCTGGTTCGACGCGAGGCGGCGCACGCGGCGCTGGAAGCCGAGGTAGAGATACACCTCGTCGAGCTTCGCGTCGTCCGAGAAGCGGCTGATCAGGAGCTGCGTGTCCTTGAGGTCTTGCGGCTCATGCACCTTCAGGTAGCCCGAGCGCAGCAGCTGCGACGGGTTCGGCTCGACTTCGGGTCGCGGGTCCTGGTCGACGCGGTGCTTCCACTGGATGATGTGGTATTCCTGCTTCAGCGTGCGCTCGACCTTGCCGCTCGCCATGTTCTTGTATTCCATGTACCACGGCCAGATCGTGTAGCTGTCGCCGATGCGGTTGTTGTGCTGGAAGTTCCAGAACACCTTCTCGCCGGCGCGCGGGTCCTTCGCGTCGGGCTCCAGCGGGAACGGCCGGCCGGCGACGAAGCCCGTCAGGTCGCCGACGTTCGCACCCAAGGACACCTTGTTGAGGTTCTTGCGCGTCGCATCGATGTAGTTCTTGCTGATGCCAAAGGAATAGGTCTCGCCCACCGTCAGCGTCGTCTGGCCGTTCTTGATGTACTGCGCCATGCTCGGGATCAGCGCCGCCTTCGCGGCCTCGACGTTGTTCTTGTCGATGACCATGCCGGGCTTGACGCCGGCGACCGTCGGCACACCGCTCTTGTACGGACCGAAGCTCTTGTCGACATCGGCGTCGGTCGCGGCCTGTGCCGTACCGATCGCGCCGGCCGCCAACAGCATCGATGTCATTGTCCTCATCTTCATCGTCTTCCTCCTCCGGGGTTCAGAACTTGTACTGCATCACGAACTGCAACTCGTCTTCCTCCTGCGCCATGCCGATCGGGCCGGCACGGAAACGGCCCAGCGGCTCGAATCCGCCCAGGCCCAGCGAGCCGTCGTTCGGCCCCTGCCCCGGCGAGGCGGAGAAGGGATGGAAGGGGTTGCAGGTGCGGCAGTCGTCGAACTTGCGCGCTCCGCGGCCGACCTTGACGTTGGCGCCGACCGTGAGCTTCAGGTTGTCGCTGACGAGCCAGTCGATCGACGGCGCGATCGTGGTCGCCTCGGCGCGGACGTCGTGCGCCATGATCACCTGCGGGCTCAGCCGGTCGTTCATGTAGAAGCCCTTCAGGAGCAGCGTGAAAATGTTGTTGTCCTTCCAGTCGGGCATGCCGACCTTGCCGAACGGACGGTCCTCCAGCTCGTGGTCGAGCAGATGCTGGCCGAAGAGCTGCGCCGAGATCAGGAAGGCGCGGGTCTTGTTGAGGAAGGGGATGAAGGTCGGGCGGTCCCAGCCGACCACGTAGCGGAACACACGCGACTCGGAGAACAGGCGCTTGCGCAGGCCGTTCGGGAACTCCTCACCCTCGGTCAGCGCGGCCTCGAGCCGGAACACCGACTTGATCGCATCCACCTGCAGGTCCATCGAGCCGCCGATCAGGTTCACGCGCGGGAAATGCACGTCGAACGCGATCAGGTACGGGTAGGGATGCGGCTGCGGCGTGGTGTCAACGGCGCCGACCGGGTCGAACGGGTTGCGCGCCGGGATGCCGCCGCGCAGCGAAGGCAGCTGCGAGCGGTAGGTCAGCGCATTGAGCGAGAAGCCGACGCCGCTCTTCTGGCCTTCGAGCTTGACACCCAGTTGCGTGTTCGCCAGCGACCAGCTCGGCAGATGCGCCTTGCGGATGCCGATCTGGTTCGGCCCGAAGTCGGTCGCCGCCAGCCCCGGCAGACCGAGGTTGGCGAAGTTCGCGACGGTGCCGCCGTTGTCCCACAGGTTCTTCATGCCGCGCATGAAGCAGCCCGCATCGAGGATCACGTTCGGACTGCCGCACTGGCCGATGTTGTGCGGCCGGAACTTGTCGAAGTTCCACACGACGGCGAAGTTCAGGTCGTCGAAGGTCTCCGTCGCGCCGGCGCGGTACTCGGCCTGCATGATCCACATTGGAATGCGGATGTCCTGGAGCTCGTCGTAGATGTTGTTGCGCGAGTAATCGACCGGATTGATGACGTCGAGCACGCGGAAGAGGTCGGTGCGTCCCCACACCACCTGCTGCTTGCCGACCTTCATGAACAGGCTCGAACCGTCGTCGAAGGGCACGGAGCCGGTGACGTAGGCCTCGCGGATGAAGTCCCAGCGGTCGTTGAACTCGGGCGACTCCAGTTCCTGGCGCGTCGCGTCGAGGTAGTCCTTGATGCAGCCGCGCGAGTCCTTGTCGCACGGGCGCACCGGCACCGCGAATGCCACGCCGCCGTCGGTGCGGTGCAGGTGTTCGCCCAGCACGACCATCCCCTCGTTGGGGTTGTAGCGCGGTGCGGAGGGGTCGGTCGAGTTGAAGCCGAAGGCGCCGCCGCCGGGCAAGCCAGCGAGTCCGGCGGTGAGCGGATTCGTCGGGCTGCCGAGGCCCTCGCCGTGCGCGACACTGGACCCCGGGATGCCCACGGTGTTCTCGAGCCGTACCGCGCCGCCGGCCTTGTTGCCGTAGGTATCGTCGTTGAGGCGATAGACACCGTCGAACGTGCCGCGCAGCTTCAGGTTAACGCCCACGTCGTCGAACGCGCCACGCCGGCCGAGCTGGCGGTCGATGTCGATCTTCAGCGTGTTGCGGAACTTCGACAGCCCGACATCGCGGCGCGCGAAGGTCGCGTTCTCGTAGACCACGTCGACGCGCGCCTCCTCGTTCGGCATGTCGCCCGCTGCGGCGCCCCCCGTGTGCGCGACGCCGACGGCCAGCGTCAGCATGCCGGCCGCAAGCGGTACGTTGCGGCTATCCTTCTTTGCGGATTTCCTCACCTTCGTCCTCCCCTCGTTGTTGTCGGCCAATGCGCTCACGCGACTTGCAGCACACCGTCTTCGTCGAGCCGCGCCTTCGTGATGAAGACGGGCTTGAACATCACGACCCATGCCGGCATCAGCAGCATCGCGGCGAGCGCGTTGAGCACCAGCATCAGCGTCAGCAGCAGCGCGGAATCCGCCTGGAAGCGCAGATCGGACAGGAGGACCCACATGATCACGCCCGCGATCAGCGTTACCGCCGTGAACACCACCGCGAAGCCCGTCGTGCCCGCCGCGGTGCGCACCGCCTGGCCGAGGTCGCCGCACACCGCCACCTCCTCGCGGATGCGGTTCATGATGTAGATCGCGTAGTCGATGCCGACGCCGATGCCCACCGCGATGACGGGCACCGTATTGACGTTGATGCCGATGCCCATGGCGCCCATGTAGGCGTAGGTCATGACCGTGGCGAACAGCATGGGCAGCACCATCAGCCAACCGGCGTGGAGCGAGCCGTAGGACAGCGTCACGAAGACGAAGGCCAGCAGGAGCACGAGCGGCACGATGAGGCGGTTATCGTCGTCGACCGCGTCGTTGATCGCGGCATTGACGCCGATCGCGCCGCCCCCCAGGCGCAGCTCGAAGCCTTCGACTGCGCCGACCTTGGCGATGCCCTGCTCGGCCACATGCACCGCGCGCCGGATCGTGTCGGCCTGTTTGTCCTTGTAGTAGAAGACGAGGTTGGCATCGCGCTCGTCGGCGTCGAGGAACTCGGCAAGCGCGCCGGGAATGGGGCTCGCCGCCATGTAGGCGAAGAGCAGCCCGCCCACCGCGGAGGCCGACTCGGGGATCTGGTTCCAGCGCGGGTCGGTGTTGTGGATCAGGCCATTGACCGCGCGGACGAGACCGGGCAGCGCCTTCGTGCCACCGAGCGCCGGATCGAGCAGCATGTAGTGCTGGAACTGCTCGATCGCGCGCAGCACCTCGGGCCGCTTCAGGCCGCCCTTCTCTTCCGTTCGGGCAACGATGTAGAGCTCCTCGGAGCCGGGGAAACGCGCGTTGATCGCGCGCGACGACACGTTGTAGTCGTGGTCCGGGTACAGCAGCGGCGAACCCGCCTCGGCCTCGCCGATCTTCACCCGCGCGGCGAGCCCGCCGCCGACGACGAGCAGCACCGCGGCGACCGCCAGCACGGACGCCGCCGCGCGACGCCCAGCCACCGCGCCGAACACCCGCTCGACCGCCGCATGCGCCCAGCCGCGGCGGTTCTCGGTATTGCGCGGCGCGGGCAGCAGCCACAGCAGCAGCGGCACGACCAGCAGCACCGTGAAGAACACCGAGAACGCCCAGAAACCGGCGTAGTAACCGAGCTTGGTGTTGATCGGCGCCGCGCCGAGCGCCAGCACCGCGATGCCAATCGCATCGACGGTGATCGCGAGCGAGCCCGGCCGGAACAGGTCCTCGAACGCCACGCGCGCCGCAACGCGGCCGTCGCGGCTCGCCGCCAGCTCGGCGTAGTAGCGTTCGACGAGCTGGATGCTGTGCGACATCGCGCGCGCGGCGATCAGGAAGGGGATCACGAGCGACAGCGGATCGAGGTTCCAGCCCATCTTCGACACGAAGCCCAGGCCCCAGATCGATGACAGCGCGATGCCGACGAGAGGCAGCGCGACGCCGTAGAAGCGGCGGAAATACGCGACCAGCAGGCCCACCATCAGCAACAGCGTGTACAGGAAAATCTGCAGGATCTGCGGCAGGTAGGTGTAGACCCAGCCAATCAGCACCGGCTGGCCGGTGGCGTGAATCTGCGTGCCGGCGGCCTGCTCCTTCGCGCGCACCGCCTGCAGCTCGCCGAAGATCTTCTCGTAGTCGATCGCACCGGCTTCGTTCATCTGCGCCTTCACGAGCGCCGCCTTCGCGTCGGGCGACACGAGCAGGCCATAGATGCGCGGATTGGCGCGGACCTCCTTGCCGAGCGCCTCGAGCTCGTCGGCCGACAGCGCCGGGCGCTGCGGGTCGTAGTACTGCTGCGAACGCATCTCGCCGTCCTCGGTCAGCCAGATCTTGCGCGAGGTGCGATGCGTCAGGCTGGAGACGAGGTTGTGATTCACGCCCGACAGGCTGTCCACGGCCTGCGTGACGCGGTGGATTCGAGCCAGCGTGTCGTTGGTGAAGATCGTGCCGTTCTCGACCTCGACCGCGACGACGATCTGGTTCGCCCCGCCGAAGGTGTCGCGGATCTCGTTGTGCAGGCGGATGAAGGCGTGGCCCTGCGGGAGGAGGTCGGCGAACTCGGTGTGCATCTTCAGCGCCGGGATCTGCAGCGCGAAATACGCGGTGACCGCGAGGATCGCCGCGAGCACGAGGCGCGGGAAGGCGAAGACCTTCAGTTCGAGTTCGTGCAGCGCGTGGGTGAATTGGTTTCGCACGGCCTCTCCTTACTTCGCGGTCGCAGGGGTCAGGGAAACGATGTCGAGCGTGCCGGCGCCACCGGCGACGAGCAGCCCGCGCCCCGCGAGCGAGAAGCCGCTGCGCAGGTAGGGCGCCGGACGGCCCTCCACCGGCCGCCACTGCCCGTCGGCCAGCGCCAGCACCAGCCCGTTCGCGCCGAGCGCGTACACGCGGTCGTCGTGGCGGGCGAGGCCGTACATCGGTGCGCCGGTCGGATTCGGCTGCTTCTGCCAGCTCGCGCCGCCGTCGGTGGTGT
This genomic interval carries:
- the padF gene encoding NADH-dependent phenylglyoxylate dehydrogenase subunit delta, translating into MKKQAVPLFDAGAIPKTLCPIATEYSRMLPGDWRSLRPVVDRRKCVKCAVCWLYCPVQCVVERAGWFDMNLATCKGCGICARECPHGAISMVAEEE
- the padE gene encoding NADH-dependent phenylglyoxylate dehydrogenase subunit gamma, producing MFEVRLHGRGGQGTVLAAGILAKALVAEGKHVVAVPQFGFERRGAPVAAYLRASDTPMRAMTNIYAPDCVVCIDSSLPRVVDIFAGLRAGGTLVQASRLAPQDIAVPASVGTVAVCDAVTIAREVFGRPITNTVMLGAFARATGLVSLEALERALEETSFRDGGLVQNQRALALGHACTVVHRVERREAA
- a CDS encoding cyclase family protein is translated as MTANGNVLTQLAAELARGAIRVVDLTQPLGPDTPVLGLPPPFANSPGVSFETISQYDDKGPAWYWRTIRMGEHTGTHFDAPVHWVSGKDRADNTLDTIPAERFVGPACVIDISAEASANPDFLLTRDGVLAWEARHGRIPPKSWVLLRSDWSKRVGVAEFLNCREDGPHSPGFDRGATELLALERDVLGVGVETVGTDAGQAHSFDPPFWTHHIMQGNGKFGLASLANLDRLPPTGAVVVASPLKLVGGSGSPLRVLALVPA
- the fdhD gene encoding formate dehydrogenase accessory sulfurtransferase FdhD, which codes for MHTSIARLWRASGSRAVSALRLTAGDARGEATCRVIDEDALTIDVEGVGRYMLMWTPADDDGAVGFVAGEGVLGDEPVPERLTLAAGFAYSEGIIGGLADIATMAVCPDRRNVVRMRLHAPERVAVKRRDVVVASSCGVCGGREAIEDGFDDFAPVAARLRLAASELTALMAAMQRRQRLFRTTGGAHAAAVFSPQGGILAVAEDLGRHNALDKVVGECLLREMPLAGCGVVLSSRLSYEMVAKAARAGFELVAAVSAPTSLAIELAERAGITLCGFVRGASATIYTHPQRIRDGAGGHESARATGAAVVPFTLDD
- a CDS encoding DmsC/YnfH family molybdoenzyme membrane anchor subunit gives rise to the protein MIASNRIADGSFRVGVGLQKAWGVQMATAFFFGEAGAGLYFVAQFFDFVLGMTAGLLMVLFGKAGGHVLHLGQPLRGWRALTKVRTSWVSRGLAAIVLFIVAGALHVIDVRAGLLPAGVSQLVAALALAACFIIMIYQGFAMSHSSAITLWSSGLMPVASLTYALLNGVLLTLVFGFGEPFLADRPDTVRLLQVFAVALMLYGLVTVLSLLHGARHASEGGRQSVALLLQGGFARWFVPLVIGAGFVVSALMMLAAPPDFAWMLAVAGLELTGYYAFRVLVFKAGGYDPALSLAYRFRH
- a CDS encoding 4Fe-4S dicluster domain-containing protein, translated to MVFDLRRCIGCNACAVACKQENSLPDGVFFTKTLSEEVGEYPDVTRSYVPTICNHCEDAPCERACPTGATYTRPDGIVMVDRDKCIGCGTCIVACPYDQRTRLEPEMLDKGLFGDGRLTPFEEQGIGRFTVGTVVKCTFCHERVDAGQLPACVATCPTEARIFGDLDDPTSRPRQLILERRGRQPLPEKNTNPRVFYID
- a CDS encoding molybdopterin-dependent oxidoreductase; its protein translation is METLTQPVQNSMKPGKWLNSSCKMCIHSCITRVHVTEDGVVNKIEGNPTSPSNNGRLCPKGNAAILRHYDPARFRTPLRRTNPEKGPGVDPKWVPIGWDEALDLVGRELKKTLDEDPRKLLPAINDFQKLFLWAWPAALGNANYLSSVGNFCGGGYHPMNGFIHSAFAAANDVNYCNYWINNGGGDGFSSHLHTAAQANHVAKARVERNMRVVVVEPRLSIGAAKANEWVPIRPATDRQFALGLAHVLVAEKLYDAKFLKKDTNAPYLVGPDGYFVRNGEGKIYVWDAVDNCARLWDDPEIKDFALEGTYTVEGKPCRPAFQKFKDILADCSPEQMETLTTVPAATTRRIAREFAKAAQIGSYIEIDGRMLPLRPAAYNYYRGAQGHKYSAMANQAFKLVNFLVGAIDTPGGHVGVTLDDQMQDIRGGCGQIQAGENGMMQTMPHQLHPEVPFSWPPNETHLMGFFPIGVDPGHLTQHTLANAEKFGLDYRPDTLLMCHSNPLWNLPGDREQWYALLREMRFIVAIDILPNESNEWADVILPSHDLLESWNMTMIEPPHHEGMCLRQPATPPLYDTKSEEEIFYEISERLGVLETWNGILNFVNGFHQQPELLLEPNRKYSDREIAERKGKLWNGKDLDWYVEHGHAVTPRRPDKWYRPWDGLRLHFYIEDIVRARDTLRQKMEVADVPFRHEWEWGDYQPLPTAVPDPVHLEPADFDLYAITFKDIQINFGESIGNPWINDIVFKDPVHTAVLLNPKSARERKLDEGDIVRIESPYGAIVARLALSEGVHPDAVCVSNALSRVATQNTGVRHGGGNFNQLLPANLRHTDACSGQPETVAKVKLTKLASVPAEIAAGNSVFGRTSGKGRAH